The following are encoded in a window of Plectropomus leopardus isolate mb chromosome 23, YSFRI_Pleo_2.0, whole genome shotgun sequence genomic DNA:
- the LOC121961997 gene encoding serine/threonine-protein phosphatase PP1-beta catalytic subunit-like — translation MAEGELDVDSLISRLLEVRGCRPGKIVQMTEAEVRGLCIKSREIFLSQPILLELEAPLKICGDIHGQYTDLLRLFEYGGFPPEANYLFLGDYVDRGKQSLETICLLLAYKIKYPENFFLLRGNHECASINRIYGFYDECKRRFNIKLWKTFTDCFNCLPIAAIVDEKIFCCHGGLSPDLQSMEQIRRIMRPTDVPDTGLLCDLLWSDPDKDVQGWGENDRGVSFTFGADVVSKFLNRHDLDLICRAHQVVEDGYEFFAKRQLVTLFSAPNYCGEFDNAGGMMSVDETLMCSFQILKPSEKKAKYQYGGIGAMSRPITPPRTAQPPKKR, via the exons TGCGAGGATGTCGTCCAGGGAAGATAGTCCAGATGACGGAGGCTGAGGTGCGAGGTCTCTGCATCAAATCCCGGGAGATCTTCCTCAGTCAGCCAATCCTCCTGGAGCTGGAGGCTCCCCTCAAAATTTGTG GTGATATCCACGGACAATACACAGACCTGCTGAGGCTCTTCGAGTATGGCGGCTTCCCTCCAGAGGCCAACTACCTGTTCCTGGGCGACTACGTGGACAGAGGGAAGCAGTCTCTGGAGACCATCTGCCTGCTGCTGGCGTATAAGATCAAATACCCCGAGAACTTCTTCCTGCTCAGGGGCAACCACGAGTGTGCCTCCATCAACCGCATCTACGGCTTCTACGACGAGT GTAAACGCAGATTCAACATCAAGCTGTGGAAAACATTCACCGACTGCTTCAACTGCCTGCCCATCGCCGCCATAGTGGACGAGAAGATCTTCTGCTGTCACGGAG GTCTCTCTCCAGACCTGCAGTCTATGGAGCAGATCCGACGCATCATGAGACCCACAGACGTGCCTGACACAG GCCTCCTGTGTGATCTGCTGTGGTCTGACCCCGACAAAGACGTCCAGGGCTGGGGAGAAAATGACCGCGGCGTCTCCTTCACCTTTGGTGCTGATGTTGTCAGCAAGTTCCTAAACCGCCATGACCTGGACCTCATCTGCAGAGCCCACCag GTGGTAGAAGACGGTTATGAGTTCTTTGCCAAGCGGCAGCTGGTGACTCTGTTCTCAGCTCCCAACTACTGTGGAGAGTTTGACAACGCTGGCGGCATGATGAGCGTGGATGAAACCCTGATGTGCTCCTTCCAG ATCCTGAAGCCATCTGAGAAGAAAGCCAAGTACCAGTATGGAGGCATTGGAGCGATGAGTCGGCCCATCACTCCTCCCCGCACAGCCCAACCTCCAAAGAAACGATGA